A section of the Styela clava chromosome 9, kaStyClav1.hap1.2, whole genome shotgun sequence genome encodes:
- the LOC120338929 gene encoding beta-TrCP-like, whose protein sequence is MESDDCFSEPEIEAQDQRILGISPPRNMEGMMDSNEMDAEDDTNEQPFTYDVKFDENIGLIEMDTAQQVTVEIKPSDKVQQINVSCPPSFFGTNNGTCDYTSALSPTSRTRLSDSVIPLRDGEMNQDLREKYREERDSCTKHFDMWSEQEQTDFVQHLLSRMCHYQHGQINTFLKPMLQRDFITALPERGMPHVAENILTYLDAKSLCAAESVCRTWYRVIQDGMLWKRLIERNVRTNSLWKGLSERMGWAQYLFKGKTGEQVPDSYFRGLYPKVIEDIEKIEYNWRCGKHRLEKIQCRSENSKGVYCLQYDDDKIVSGLRDNTIKMWNRKSLENVKVLTGHTGSVLCLQYDDKVIITGSSDSTVRVWDVHTGDMVNTLVHHCEAVLHLRFADGLMVTCSKDRSIAVWDMVSATQINMRRVLVGHRAAVNVVDFDDKYIVSASGDRTIKVWSTSTCEFVRTLNGHKRGIACLQYRDRLVVSGSSDNTIRLWDIECGACLRVLEGHEELVRCIRFDNKRIVSGAYDGKIKVWDLQAALDPRSPSGTLCLRTLVEHTGRVFRLQFDEFQIVSSSHDDSILIWDFLNVATPEEESKAPPRTYNYVPNFGNVAIN, encoded by the exons ATGGAAAGTGATGACTGTTTTTCCGAACCAGAAATTGAAGCACAGGACCAAAGAATACTG GGAATTTCGCCTCCACGAAACATGGAAGGAATGATGGATAGCAATGAAATGGATGCGGAAGATGACACAAATGAACAACCATTCACATATGATGTT aaatttgatgaaaatattggaTTGATTGAGATGGATACAGCACAGCAAGTAACAGTTGAAATTAAACCTTCAGATAAAGTTCAACAGATAAATGTATCATGTCCGCCAAGTTTCTTTGGCACAAATAATGGAACTTGTGATTATACATCAGCACTTAGTCCCACATCCAGAACAAGACTATCAGATTCAGTAATTCCACTCAGAGATGGTGAAATGAATCAAGATTTACGTGAGAAATATAGAGAAGAAAGAGACTCTTGTACGAAACATTTTGACATGTGGTCTGAACAAGAACAG aCAGATTTTGTTCAACACCTCTTATCGCGGATGTGTCATTATCAACATGGTCAAATCAATACATTTCTTAAACCAATGTTGCAAAGGGATTTTATTACTGCTTTACCTG AGCGGGGAATGCCTCATGttgctgaaaatattttaacttaTTTGGATGCCAAATCACTCTGTGCAGCAGAAAGTGTTTGTCGAACATGGTACAGAGTTATACAAGATGGGATGCTGTGGAAACGTCTCATTGAAAGAAATGTACGAACTAATTCGTTGTGGAAAGGACTGTCTGAAAGGATGGGATG GGCCCAATATTTATTCAAAGGAAAGACAGGGGAACAAGTTCCTGACTCATATTTTCGTGGTTTATATCCAAAGGTTATTGAAGATATAGAG AAAATTGAATACAATTGGAGATGTGGAAAGCACAGGTTGGAGAAAATTCAATGTCGGAGCGAAAACAGTAAAGGAGTATATTGCTTGCAATATGACGACGATAAAATTGTATCTGGATTACGAGACAACACTATTAAAATGTGGAATAGAAAAAGTTTAGAAAATGTCAAG GTGCTCACTGGTCACACGGGATCAGTTCTCTGTCTACAGTATGATGATAAAGTTATTATTACAGGATCATCTGACTCTACTGTAAG AGTATGGGATGTGCACACAGGAGATATGGTAAACACACTTGTACATCATTGTGAAGCTGTATTACATCTACGATTTGCTGATGGACTTATGGTAACATGTTCCAAG GATCGATCAATAGCTGTGTGGGACATGGTTTCCGCTACTCAAATTAACATGAGAAGAGTGTTAGTCGGGCATAGAGCTGCTGTAAATGTAGTTGATTTTGATGATAAATATATTGTATCAGCATCCGGAGATAGAACTATAAAG GTTTGGAGCACTTCAACATGTGAATTTGTGCGTACTTTGAATGGTCACAAACGTGGTATTGCTTGTTTGCAATACAGAGATCGCTTGGTTGTCAGCGGATCATCGGATAATACGATAAg ATTATGGGATATTGAATGTGGTGCTTGCCTTAGAGTTTTAGAAGGACATGAAGAGTTAGTTAGATGTATTCGATTTGACAACAAGCGTATTGTCAGTGGAGCTTATGATGG aaaaatcaaaGTATGGGACTTACAAGCTGCCCTTGATCCTAGGTCACCTTCTGGAACTTTGTGCTTACGGACACTTGTG GAACACACTGGCAGAGTATTCAGACTCCAATTTGATGAATTTCAAATTGTCAGTAGTTCTCATGATGATTCCATTCTTATTTGGGATTTTTTAAATGTAGCAACCCCTGAAGAAGAAAGCAA AGCTCCCCCTCGGACGTACAATTATGTCCCAAACTTTGGAAATGTTGCTATCAACTAA